The Acipenser ruthenus chromosome 25, fAciRut3.2 maternal haplotype, whole genome shotgun sequence genome has a window encoding:
- the LOC117414159 gene encoding ribonuclease ZC3H12A-like — protein sequence MNLDSIQYKPNPAEDFPSWSGKPLARTLNSAETCPSLWNTDFKEPSLSDEPSMNSLAVPARSQKGAHMNDRVNRDHCQSPREGQGCVDAALLDPNELQMQVGFFCKLGYSPDEIRAVLQKLGLNADTNTVLGELVRSGATASEREMVPTNPPGPAVVSRGENSPTMPGTPPPPQEDERDEGSLLRPVVIDGSNVAMSHGNKEVFSCRGILLAVNYFIDQGHTDITVFVPSWRKEQPRPDVPITDQHILRELEKKKIMVFTPSRRVGGKRVVCYDDRFIVKLACESDGIIVSNDTYRDLQSERQEWKRFIEERLLMYSFVNDKFMPPDDPLGRHGPSLDNFLRKKPLVQEQKRQHCPYGKKCTYGIKCKFYHPERINQSQRSVADELRANAKLSTTRAMSHSSPLKDEKKPILSRKSSQPDMLSMASLEQEMEQKLMLERRNALQKGHITENSLLVKGATLSKRPSKKVAFNQCSHQSPTKMDSFPCPSQEPLDSGLGSYESQYSEMMPRGPQGHCEHYHPEQRGSGRYSNCSNSRPVYQHSQSLDQHDSYQQYNCSQKPMTAGASFHQYNPELPNSRSSNVMGHGGHCYPGYGRPVYQGVVGPYSLPDDYNPGSVHPQREYWSDPFQVAAHGRSSSLQDHQRFQQHLPSAVYNDQQSHQWPQQDPYTKEREDVRKKLLAIFNPHQVDKAMSMFPNLFDPQSLAAEILTLKSRGELM from the exons AtgaatctagacagcattcaataCAAGCCAAACCCTGCAGAGGATTTCCCCAGTTGGTCTGGAAAGCCTCTAGCCCGAACATTGAACTCTGCTGAGACTTGCCCTTCCTTATGGAACACAGACTTCAAAGAACCCTCTTTAAGTGATGAGCCAAGCATGAACAGCCTTGCTGTCCCAGCCAGATCTCAGAAAGGAGCACACATGAATGATAGGGTGAACAGAGACCACTGCCAGTCTCCCAGAGAGGGGCAGGGGTGTGTGGATGCAGCGCTGCTAGATCCTAACGAGCTTCAGATGCAGGTGGGTTTTTTCTGTAAACTCGGCTACTCCCCAGATGAGATCAGAGCTGTACTCCAGAAACTGGGCTTGAATGCAGACACGAACACTGTGTTGGGGGAGCTGGTCCGGTCTGGGGCCACAGCCTCGGAAAGGGAGATGGTCCCAACAAACCCTCCAGGACCTGCAGTGGTGTCCCGAGGGGAGAATTCTCCAACCATGCCAGGTACACCGCCCCCACCACAAGAGGATGAAAGGGACGAGGGAAGTCTTTTAAGACCGGTGGTTATTGATGGGAGCAACGTGGCTATGAG ccatggGAATAAAGAGGTCTTTTCCTGCCGTGGGATCCTGCTAGCTGTAAACTATTTTATAGACCAGGGACACACTGATATCACAGTCTTTGTACCATCATGGAGAAAGGAACAACCTAGGCCAGATGTCCCCATCACTG accAGCATATTCTCAGAGAACTTGAGAAGAAGAAAATCATGGTGTTCACGCCATCGCGACGGGTCGGTGGGAAGCGGGTCGTCTGTTATGACGATCGATTCATTGTCAAGCTGGCCTGCGAATCTGATGGCATCATCGTGTCAAACGACACCTATAGAGACTTGCAGAGCGAACGCCAAGAATGGAAGCGATTCATTGAGGAGCGCCTGCTGATGTATTCATTTGTCAATGACAA GTTTATGCCTCCCGATGATCCACTTGGACGGCATGGTCCTAGCCTGGATAATTTTCTGAGGAAGAAACCACTTGTACAAGAACAAAAACGACAACACTGCCCCTACG GCAAAAAATGCACTTATGGAATCAAGTGTAAATTCTACCACCCAGAGCGGATTAACCAGTCACAGAGATCTGTGGCTGATGAGCTCCGGGCTAACGCTAAGCTTTCTACAACCAGGGCTATGAGTCACTCTAGCCCTCTGAAGGATGAGAAGAAGCCAATCTTGTCAAGGAAATCCTCCCAACCTGATATGCTCTCGATGGCATCCCTGGAGCAGGAAATGGAACAGAAGCTGATGCTGGAGCGAAGAAACGCTCTGCAGAAAGGGCACATCACTGAGAATTCACTCCTGGTAAAAGGGGCCACTTTATCTAAGAGGCCTTCCAAAAAGGTGGCTTTTAACCAGTGCAGCCACCAATCCCCAACAAAAATGGACTCTTTCCCCTGCCCTTCACAAGAACCTTTGGATTCAGGCCTGGGATCCTACGAGAGCCAGTATTCTGAAATGATGCCCAGGGGACCACAGGGACACTGTGAGCATTACCATCCAGAGCAAAGGGGATCTGGCAGGTACAGCAACTGTTCCAATAGTCGGCCCGTTTACCAGCACTCTCAGAGCCTGGATCAGCATGACAGCTATCAGCAGTACAACTGTTCTCAAAAACCAATGACTGCCGGAGCTAGCTTCCATCAATATAACCCAGAGCTACCAAACTCCAGGTCTTCTAACGTGATGGGTCACGGGGGACATTGCTATCCAGGGTACGGGAGGCCAGTGTACCAGGGTGTGGTGGGTCCTTACAGCCTTCCAGATGACTACAACCCAGGCTCTGTGCACCCCCAGCGGGAATACTGGTCAGATCCGTTTCAAGTGGCTGCTCATGGCAGATCAAGCAGCCTACAGGATCACCAAAGGTTCCAGCAGCATTTACCAAGCGCAGTGTACAATGATCAGCAATCGCACCAGTGGCCCCAGCAAGATCCCTATACCAAAGAACGGGAGGATGTCCGTAAAAAGTTGCTGGCCATCTTTAACCCCCATCAGGTGGACAAGGCCATGAGCATGTTCCCAAACCTGTTCGACCCCCAGAGCCTTGCTGCTGAAATCCTCACGCTCAAGTCAAGGGGCGAGCTGATGTAA